A DNA window from Porites lutea chromosome 6, jaPorLute2.1, whole genome shotgun sequence contains the following coding sequences:
- the LOC140942385 gene encoding uncharacterized protein, whose product MRSPFGRKEKDKVLERASKSCQSFLDLRGQNITSVPREVLTKPLILNLRILELSYNGLQSIPREICYLVCLEELYLGKNDLKTLPRDFDKLSSLKKLSLVHNGFQEIPFCLSHLLLLEWLNFSGNVIEIIPPWLLCLPHLRHLYILYNLIENIPREVYIHGIEKMRKYFRIKTMMKVESKGADLNYQLLLSPTRKSLPSCKVKLCTRHQGSCKCDQDLSHHPGTESKSLPKEVPPASISECLSNDLFNPAVPSSESPLGPGYLDQHQHTVSGLMASQLNQLNLIKEQREKILLRQEIRKLNIDYLQQKKNQHQPEKVSFSRRKLDFSLDLENLGKRRRCMTTSEYGTCSSFTESADMAMHLPLLRKDSFLSYQSMSDDAVNNNKALRIRNLSSDDSSSCLSDISDDDYDVDSEVESLPDRRRHITLGDICVIIPEENLSGYLQHEFTLDVVEDVSLHPKLGHLHVVASEVIEMEPHGARFYEDDPAVINLPCDVKVGKNDHVICLCSDTGVGQRVKWEKMSPKDYNVFASHVEIKAYHFSLFAVVVSKGYPEARKTIRAGVGGCLYVSEVPGVEVLFPETSLLYDIEASIKVLYADEPYNVDHSDADALALAAPVVKLGPHGCVFNPDTHDFVTVRLPLPDGKEIQERYGDRQLTFWCSSTVEGEELTWEQFQPNFMHIDNDNDNLCSVYFSVEHFSYFRVLWDIIDSVLWEAKLGVSSLIPLFHFNVSFQALMSEISSIGGRFGICVVCYRFGKPLEGIGNFPLLVGKCIAPKMLSTGKLKIRLESHHFKADPSVGVKQLVAVENFTGRPFVMQFGCKFTGEPPDHGNFGSVIVEQPSQYGGNKPVLSFLLNKPRETEATDCSLDWEVQLTKELTALLSIKAEKDMGDEVWHEVAESLGYTPKEISNFSGCDDPMAAVIADYKRRGGTPHKFISALYKTGSPGSLTKQHMSNRTEMARVMDEERSEMEPKICPCVKKNARKRRLQESINWEEKFQDLAQKLVGNSKWRQLGRVLGVGESKIKEIENDCSKDGVQEMAYQVLVAWRDLYPDRCNLSNISSALCKIGLNSVARQCCLAVEMG is encoded by the exons ATGAGAAGTCCTTTTGGGCGCAAGGAAAAGGATAAGGTATTGGAAAGGGCCAGCAAGTCATGCCAAAGCTTCTTAGATCTTCGCGGGCAGAACATCACAAGTGTACCTCGAGAGGTTTTGACGAAGCCTCTCATACTCAACTTGAGAATCCTAGAGCTAAGTTATAATGGCCTTCAGTCAATACCAAGAGAAATCTGCTACCTGGTTTGCTTGGAGGAACTTTATTTAGGAAAAAATGATCTGAAAACATTGCCCAGAGATTTTGACAAATTGTCTTCACTAAAGAAGCTTAGCCTGGTGCACAACGGTTTTCAGGAAATTCCCTTCTGCCTCTCGCATCTTCTTTTGCTAGAATGGCTCAATTTTTCTGGTAATGTCATTGAGATTATTCCACCGTGGTTGCTCTGCTTGCCACATCTTCGCCACCTCTATATCCTCTATAATCTGATAGAGAATATTCCTAGAGAAGTGTATATACATGGAATTGAGAAAATGCGCAAGTACTTTAGAATAAAGACCATGATGAAAGTTGAAAGCAAAGGTGCAGACTTGAATTACCAACTGTTGCTTTCTCCTACAAGAAAAAGTTTGCCCTCTTGTAAAGTAAAACTCTGCACAAGGCATCAAGGCAGCTGTAAATGTGATCAGGATTTGTCACATCACCCAGGCACAGAATCCAAAAGCTTGCCTAAAGAGGTACCTCCTGCAAGTATTTCTGAATGTTTGTCAAATGATCTATTCAATCCAGCTGTGCCATCCTCTGAGAGCCCACTTGGCCCAGGATACTTAGACCAGCACCAGCACACAGTGTCAGGATTAATGGCGTCACAGCTCAATCAACTGAACCTCATAAaagagcaaagagaaaagatCCTGCTGAGGCAAGAGATAAGAAAGCTTAACATTGACTATCTTCAACAAAAGAAGAACCAGCATCAACctgaaaaggtttcattttcAAGGAGGAAGTTAGATTTTAGTCTTGATTTAGAGAACCTTGGGAAGAGACGTAGGTGTATGACAACTAGTGAGTATGGAACATGCTCATCTTTTACAGAAAGTGCTGACATGGCAATGCACTTGCCTTTACTCAGAAAAGATTCATTCTTGAGTTATCAGTCAATGTCGGATGATGCTGTAAACAACAATAAAGCTTTAAGAATAAGAAACCTCTCAAGTGATGACAGCAGTTCATGCTTGAGTGATATctctgatgatgattatgatgttGATTCAGAGGTGGAGTCACTCCCTGACAGGCGTCGACACATAACTCTTGGAGACATCTGTGTCATCATTCCTGAGGAAAACCTCTCTGGGTATCTTCAGCATGAATTCACTCTTGATGTTGTTGAGGATGTGTCACTCCACCCTAAGCTTGGTCATCTTCACGTTGTTGCAAGTGAAGTAATTGAGATGGAACCACATGGAGCAAGATTTTATGAAGATGATCCGGCTGTTATAAACCTACCTTGTGACGTCAAAGTGGGAAAGAATGATCATGTGATATGTCTTTGCAGTGACACAGGTGTTGGACAAAGGGTAAAATGGGAGAAAATGAGCCCTAAGGACTACAATGTGTTTGCTTCGCATGTGGAAATCAAAGCCTACCACTTTAGTctctttgccgttgttgtttCAAAAGGCTACCCTGAGGCTCGTAAGACTATCAGGGCTGGAGTTGGTGGTTGTCTTTATGTTTCTGAAGTTCCTGGCGTGGAAGTTCTTTTTCCAGAAACGTCACTGCTTTATGACATTGAAGCCTCCATCAAGGTCCTTTATGCAGATGAGCCTTATAATGTGGATCATTCAGATGCAGATGCACTTGCTCTTGCTGCACCTGTTGTCAAGTTGGGTCCTCATGGCTGTGTCTTCAATCCTGACACACATGATTTTGTGACTGTTCGTTTGCCATTACCAGATGGCAAGGAAATTCAAGAGAGGTATGGAGACAGACAGCTTACTTTCTGGTGTAGCTCCACTGTGGAAGGTGAAGAACTTACCTGGGAGCAATTCCAGCCTAACTTTATGCACattgataatgacaatgataatctGTGCTCAGTGTACTTCTCTGTGGAGCATTTCTCATACTTCAGAGTTTTATGGGACATCATTGATTCAGTCCTGTGGGAAGCAAAGCTTGGTGTCTCCAGCCTTATACCCTTGTTTCACTTTAATGTGTCCTTTCAAGCATTGATGTCAGAAATCAGCAGCATTGGAGGAAGGTTTGGAATCTGTGTAGTGTGCTACAGATTTGGCAAGCCTCTAGAGGGAATTGGGAACTTTCCTCTTCTTGTGGGCAAGTGCATTGCACCAAAGATGTTAAGCACTGGAAAGTTAAAAATTAG ACTTGAATCACATCATTTTAAAGCAGACCCCTCAGTAGGGGTAAAGCAACTTGTGGCAGTAGAGAACTTTACGGGTCGACCATTTGTGATGCAGTTTGGATGTAAATTTACTGGCGAGCCTCCTGATCATGGTAACTTTGGAAGTGTCATTGTAGAGCAGCCATCACAGTATGGTGGCAACAAACctgttctttcctttcttttaaataag CCTCGTGAAACTGAAGCAACAGACTGCTCCTTGGACTGGGAAGTACAGTTAACTAAAGAACTTACAG CGTTGTTGAGTATTAAGGCTGAGAAAGACATGGGGGATGAGGTCTGGCATGAAGTTGCAGAGAGTCTGGGTTACACTCCAAAAGAAATAAGCAACTTCAGTGGTTGTGACGATCCTATGGCAGCAGTCATTGCTGACTACAAACGCCGTGGAGGGACGCCACATAAGTTCATCTCAGCTCTTTACAAAACTGGCTCACCTGGCAGCCTGACTAAACAACACATGTCAAATAGAACTGAGATGGCAAGAGTGATGGATGAAGAGAGATCTG AAATGGAACCAAAGATATGCCCctgtgtaaaaaagaatgcaagaaAACGAAGACTTCAAGAATCCATAAACTGGGAAGAGAAGTTTCAAGATCTTGCACAGAAACTTGTTGGAAATAGCAAATGGCGACAACTTGGCCGTGTGTTGGGTGTTGGTGAGAGCAAGATTAAGGAAATTGAGAATGATTGCAGCAAGGATGGTGTGCAGGAGATGGCATACCAAGTGTTGGTAGCATGGCGTGATCTTTATCCAGATAGATGTAATCTGAGTAATATTTCATCTGCACTGTGCAAAATTGGACTTAATTCTGTAGCAAGACAATGCTGTCTTGCAGTTGAGATGGGTTGA
- the LOC140941748 gene encoding uncharacterized protein isoform X2: MTKKLAACHINVSDISLEALDSFFLVLSDSGDVFYTSENVFKYLGYTQTFLMHQNFLNFVHREDVRGFERCLHRASKARIVELEDGYGLDCEQFEEQPIPQVCFASIRCHAGRQSSHVSPFYYRSFKFAGKLKPLLSGKMKQYGFFALCTAVNPANPFTSTPKELLQVYSCKLGMDLRLKKLDNRGQKCLYMNEKDNLSRTGYFFVHPDDVQCMMLGHQRVTAEGHCDTVFRLMNGRGAWQWVRGKARIVYDKNDKPEFLATDNVLLNDEQGPFFQSVVLEILREWQSNQKGLPSPKSDEEKSSQTSSPDSALPPSLATNDGTSITTQGFAGSSEDVALRESKDIEIIEYSSPPVSTAEKKELLSPSLVHTPGTSESCMFSSANQSRSPVEEKPNILSREGMVFNSKPERRNGSTPHVHPKSKHSAHDQINLIKQFLMGVNSQPPARACHLETITRVDGGVIPDSPPPPAWSDYPGDPSSVLPELNFQQNDGLSAPYPPFPPQNGVNSSLFTNGYDHTPGRLPVQPNGSSCGGGTQYMDSTNLIYPSIPNIRDPTVNPSMSNPSVNGVDELDAFNLHVDAGIGDLHDILQDGPGNLSHYLQQEGTVFHSLKQRLNHGQNGLHHPQNEVLFPPVNQSFPASYPACDFLSNSSATGTPNQDPKLWFGASGTVPLNHGPPQVPQVVEAFNVDDLTPSLFEDPNIPFANQGNVPVCQPSESMYSSDVSRTNGMHMSPRMAQKFQTPQNVQQRQSDSRNQSFNPGGNNSILKMMLTM, encoded by the exons ATGACCAAGAAACTTGCAGCCTGTCACATCAATGTCAGTGATATTTCCCTAGAG GCCTTGGATTCCTTTTTCTTGgtgctctcagatagtggggatgTTTTCTATACATCAGAGAATGTCTTTAAGTACCTGGGATACACACAG acATTTTTGATGCACCAAAACTTTCTCAACTTTGTGCATCGTGAAGATGTTAGAGGATTTGAAAGGTGTCTTCACCGAGCTTCAAAAGCA AGGATTGTAGAGTTAGAAGATGGCTATGGTTTGGACTGTGAACAATTTGAAG AGCAACCAATTCCCCAGGTTTGCTTTGCCAGTATCAGGTGCCATGCTGGAAGACAGTCCAGTCATGTCAGTCCCTTCTACTACAGG TCATTTAAATTTGCTGGAAAGCTCAAACCATTGTTAAGTGGCAAAATGAAACAGTATGGTTTCTTTGCACTCTGCACTGCTGTCAACCCCGCCAATCCATTTACCAGCACTCCTAAGGAACTATTACAGGTGTACAGCTGCAAGCTTGGTATGGACCTGAGACTCAAAAAGCTAGACAACAG AGGGCAGAAGTGTTTGTACATGAATGAGAAGGACAACTTGAGTCGCACAGGCTATTTTTTCGTGCATCCTGATGATGTGCAATGTATGATGCTTGGGCATCAACGAG TTACTGCTGAGGGGCATTGTGACACAGTATTTCGACTCATGAATGGCCGTGGTGCTTGGCAGTGGGTCAGAGGAAAGGCTAGAATCGTGTATGACAAAAACGACAAGCCTGAATTCCTTGCTACTGATAATGTCCTGTTAAA tgATGAGCAAGGCCCCTTCTTTCAATCAGTTGTACTTGAAATCTTGCGTGAATGGCAATCTAATCAAAAGGGCTTACCATCACCAAAGAGCGATGAGGAGAAATCCAGCCAGACTAGCAGTCCAGATTCTGCACTTCCGCCGTCATTAGCCACAAATGATGGCACCAGTATCACTACCCAAG GCTTTGCTGGCTCTTCTGAGGATGTGGCGTTGCGAGAGTCGAAAGACATCGAGATTATTGAATACAGCAGTCCACCCGTGTCCACAGCAGAGAAGAAAGAACTCTTGTCGCCGTCACTTGTTCACACACCAGGCACATCAGAGTCGTGTATGTTTAGCTCAGCGAATCAGTCCAGATCACCGGTGGAGGAGAAACCCAACATTTTATCCCGTGAAGGAATGGTGTTCAACTCAAAACCAGAGCGCAGGAATGGGAGTACACCTCATGTCCACCCAAAATCAAAGCACAGTGCACACGATCAAATCAATCTTATCAAACAATTCTTAATGGGCGTGAATAGTCAGCCTCCTGCAAGGGCTTGTCACTTGGAAACCATTACTCGGGTAGACGGTGGTGTGATTCCAGATAGCCCGCCCCCGCCCGCATGGAGTGATTATCCTGGAGACCCCTCATCGGTCCTTCCTGAGTTAAACTTCCAACAAAATGATGGTTTGTCGGCTCCATACCCGCCCTTTCCACCGCAGAACGGAGTAAATTCGTCTCTTTTCACCAATGGATATGATCACACACCCGGGAGGTTACCAGTCCAGCCAAATGGCTCTTCGTGTGGCGGCGGCACTCAGTACATGGACTCAACCAATCTCATATACCCTTCTATACCGAATATCAGAGACCCAACTGTCAACCCGTCCATGTCAAACCCTTCTGTGAATGGGGTAGACGAACTAGATGCTTTTAATCTTCATGTAGACGCAGGTATCGGAGACCTTCATGATATACTACAAGACGGACCTGGCAACCTTTCACACTACTTGCAGCAAGAAGGCACTGTGTTTCATTCTTTAAAGCAACGACTAAATCACGGCCAAAACGGGTTACATCATCCCCAAAATGAAGTTCTCTTCCCTCCCGTCAACCAGTCATTTCCGGCAAGTTACCCTGCCTGTGATTTTTTGTCCAATTCGagtgccacaggaacaccaaacCAAGACCCAAAATTGTGGTTTGGAGCATCCGGTACTGTTCCCCTAAACCACGGCCCGCCGCAAGTTCCTCAGGTCGTAGAGGCTTTCAATGTGGATGATTTAACTCCAAGCTTGTTTGAGGATCCCAACATTCCATTTGCAAATCAGGGAAACGTACCTGTGTGTCAACCATCTGAATCCATGTATTCCTCCGATGTCAGTCGTACTAACGGCATGCATATGAGTCCCCGTATGGCGCAAAAATTCCAAACACCTCAAAACGTGCAACAGAGACAAAGTGATAGTAGAAATCAGAGTTTTAATCCTGGTGGCAACAACAGCATTCTGAAAATGATGTTGACAATGTGA
- the LOC140941748 gene encoding uncharacterized protein isoform X1: MKANGGFNASGKDRKRKLLNEHSDEQDRTKPPQSASRRHREKINATLEELGDLLPLPEEARSKLDKLTVLKLSVSFFQTQNYLQSGKRRKRRVDDAAVAQMTKKLAACHINVSDISLEALDSFFLVLSDSGDVFYTSENVFKYLGYTQTFLMHQNFLNFVHREDVRGFERCLHRASKARIVELEDGYGLDCEQFEEQPIPQVCFASIRCHAGRQSSHVSPFYYRSFKFAGKLKPLLSGKMKQYGFFALCTAVNPANPFTSTPKELLQVYSCKLGMDLRLKKLDNRGQKCLYMNEKDNLSRTGYFFVHPDDVQCMMLGHQRVTAEGHCDTVFRLMNGRGAWQWVRGKARIVYDKNDKPEFLATDNVLLNDEQGPFFQSVVLEILREWQSNQKGLPSPKSDEEKSSQTSSPDSALPPSLATNDGTSITTQGFAGSSEDVALRESKDIEIIEYSSPPVSTAEKKELLSPSLVHTPGTSESCMFSSANQSRSPVEEKPNILSREGMVFNSKPERRNGSTPHVHPKSKHSAHDQINLIKQFLMGVNSQPPARACHLETITRVDGGVIPDSPPPPAWSDYPGDPSSVLPELNFQQNDGLSAPYPPFPPQNGVNSSLFTNGYDHTPGRLPVQPNGSSCGGGTQYMDSTNLIYPSIPNIRDPTVNPSMSNPSVNGVDELDAFNLHVDAGIGDLHDILQDGPGNLSHYLQQEGTVFHSLKQRLNHGQNGLHHPQNEVLFPPVNQSFPASYPACDFLSNSSATGTPNQDPKLWFGASGTVPLNHGPPQVPQVVEAFNVDDLTPSLFEDPNIPFANQGNVPVCQPSESMYSSDVSRTNGMHMSPRMAQKFQTPQNVQQRQSDSRNQSFNPGGNNSILKMMLTM, from the exons ATGAAAGCCAATGGTGGTTTTAACGCTTCTGGCAAAGACAGAAAACGgaaacttttaaatgaacatAGCGACGAGCAAGATAG GACGAAACCGCCTCAGAGCGCATCTCGCCGCCACAGAGAAAAGATAAATGCTACGTTGGAAGAACTTGGAGATCTTCTCCCTCTTCCAGAAGAAGCTAGATCAAAGTTAGATAAGCTCACAGTTTTGAAGTTATCTGTGAGCTTTTTCCAAACTCAAAATTATCTCCAGTCTG GGAAGAGGAGGAAAAGACGTGTGGATGATGCTGCTGTGGCCCAGATGACCAAGAAACTTGCAGCCTGTCACATCAATGTCAGTGATATTTCCCTAGAG GCCTTGGATTCCTTTTTCTTGgtgctctcagatagtggggatgTTTTCTATACATCAGAGAATGTCTTTAAGTACCTGGGATACACACAG acATTTTTGATGCACCAAAACTTTCTCAACTTTGTGCATCGTGAAGATGTTAGAGGATTTGAAAGGTGTCTTCACCGAGCTTCAAAAGCA AGGATTGTAGAGTTAGAAGATGGCTATGGTTTGGACTGTGAACAATTTGAAG AGCAACCAATTCCCCAGGTTTGCTTTGCCAGTATCAGGTGCCATGCTGGAAGACAGTCCAGTCATGTCAGTCCCTTCTACTACAGG TCATTTAAATTTGCTGGAAAGCTCAAACCATTGTTAAGTGGCAAAATGAAACAGTATGGTTTCTTTGCACTCTGCACTGCTGTCAACCCCGCCAATCCATTTACCAGCACTCCTAAGGAACTATTACAGGTGTACAGCTGCAAGCTTGGTATGGACCTGAGACTCAAAAAGCTAGACAACAG AGGGCAGAAGTGTTTGTACATGAATGAGAAGGACAACTTGAGTCGCACAGGCTATTTTTTCGTGCATCCTGATGATGTGCAATGTATGATGCTTGGGCATCAACGAG TTACTGCTGAGGGGCATTGTGACACAGTATTTCGACTCATGAATGGCCGTGGTGCTTGGCAGTGGGTCAGAGGAAAGGCTAGAATCGTGTATGACAAAAACGACAAGCCTGAATTCCTTGCTACTGATAATGTCCTGTTAAA tgATGAGCAAGGCCCCTTCTTTCAATCAGTTGTACTTGAAATCTTGCGTGAATGGCAATCTAATCAAAAGGGCTTACCATCACCAAAGAGCGATGAGGAGAAATCCAGCCAGACTAGCAGTCCAGATTCTGCACTTCCGCCGTCATTAGCCACAAATGATGGCACCAGTATCACTACCCAAG GCTTTGCTGGCTCTTCTGAGGATGTGGCGTTGCGAGAGTCGAAAGACATCGAGATTATTGAATACAGCAGTCCACCCGTGTCCACAGCAGAGAAGAAAGAACTCTTGTCGCCGTCACTTGTTCACACACCAGGCACATCAGAGTCGTGTATGTTTAGCTCAGCGAATCAGTCCAGATCACCGGTGGAGGAGAAACCCAACATTTTATCCCGTGAAGGAATGGTGTTCAACTCAAAACCAGAGCGCAGGAATGGGAGTACACCTCATGTCCACCCAAAATCAAAGCACAGTGCACACGATCAAATCAATCTTATCAAACAATTCTTAATGGGCGTGAATAGTCAGCCTCCTGCAAGGGCTTGTCACTTGGAAACCATTACTCGGGTAGACGGTGGTGTGATTCCAGATAGCCCGCCCCCGCCCGCATGGAGTGATTATCCTGGAGACCCCTCATCGGTCCTTCCTGAGTTAAACTTCCAACAAAATGATGGTTTGTCGGCTCCATACCCGCCCTTTCCACCGCAGAACGGAGTAAATTCGTCTCTTTTCACCAATGGATATGATCACACACCCGGGAGGTTACCAGTCCAGCCAAATGGCTCTTCGTGTGGCGGCGGCACTCAGTACATGGACTCAACCAATCTCATATACCCTTCTATACCGAATATCAGAGACCCAACTGTCAACCCGTCCATGTCAAACCCTTCTGTGAATGGGGTAGACGAACTAGATGCTTTTAATCTTCATGTAGACGCAGGTATCGGAGACCTTCATGATATACTACAAGACGGACCTGGCAACCTTTCACACTACTTGCAGCAAGAAGGCACTGTGTTTCATTCTTTAAAGCAACGACTAAATCACGGCCAAAACGGGTTACATCATCCCCAAAATGAAGTTCTCTTCCCTCCCGTCAACCAGTCATTTCCGGCAAGTTACCCTGCCTGTGATTTTTTGTCCAATTCGagtgccacaggaacaccaaacCAAGACCCAAAATTGTGGTTTGGAGCATCCGGTACTGTTCCCCTAAACCACGGCCCGCCGCAAGTTCCTCAGGTCGTAGAGGCTTTCAATGTGGATGATTTAACTCCAAGCTTGTTTGAGGATCCCAACATTCCATTTGCAAATCAGGGAAACGTACCTGTGTGTCAACCATCTGAATCCATGTATTCCTCCGATGTCAGTCGTACTAACGGCATGCATATGAGTCCCCGTATGGCGCAAAAATTCCAAACACCTCAAAACGTGCAACAGAGACAAAGTGATAGTAGAAATCAGAGTTTTAATCCTGGTGGCAACAACAGCATTCTGAAAATGATGTTGACAATGTGA